In Bacillus weihaiensis, the genomic stretch TAATGATAGCCAGTACATAATCCTTTCACTTGTGACTTTTCACTACAATTGTGACCACCTGAACCGTCTGTACGTCCAGAATGTGCATATACAGAACTTCCAAAAAGTATTGAAAAGACTATAGTTATAACAGCAACTTTTTGTATCATACATATTCCCTCCCTATTAACTTGTATCTATGAAACGATATCTCTACTTAATTTACAAAAATATCAATTTTTTTACAATACGTTTACAGCGTAAAAATAAAATATAAACGGTTTCTATATTTGTAATACTACGCTAGAAAAATGGCTTGTTTTGCTTATACTTACTATTTTCAAATAAATCCTATCCTGTTGCATAATGAGTCGCTATTATAACGCCAAAAAGCTCGGGAAATCTCCCAAGCTTTTGTATCATTCATAGTGGATAAGACTCCACAGAATCATCCCTAAATCTATATATCGGCTCTTTCGATATGATCTCCATCTTTTTACACACCATTTATTCCTGTTCTACAAACGGTAACTTAATAATAAAGGTCGTTCCCTCTCCTTCAACAGAGGAGAACTCCATTGTTCCATTATGCTGCTCAATAATTCGGTAGCACACCATTATTCCTAGTCCAGTTCCTTTTTCCTTTGTCGAGTAAAAAGGTTCTCCTAGTTTGTGTTGAATATGTTTTGGAATTCCTACCCCATTGTCTTCAATCTTAATCGCGATCAACTTATTTCGGAGGCCTGCTGTTATAGTTACTGTACCAGAGCCTTCTATGGCTTCAATTCCATTTTTAATAAGGTTGATTAAGACCTGTTTAATTTGCTCTTCATTACAGTAAATAAACAGTTCTTTCTCTACACATTTAAAATCAATGGAGACACCTTTCATATTTGCCTGTGAATTCATAAACGTGCAGACATTTTGAAGGAGCATTCCCACATTAGCTTTAGATTTTTTCTCTGATACAGGTTTTCCTAAAACTAAAAGCTCGCTAGCTATCGTCTCAATTCGGTCAAGCTCGCTGTCAAGAATTGTGTATATATCAAGCTTTGTAAATCCTTCTTTCGCTAGCTGTAAAAAGCCCTTTATCGCTGTTAAAGGGTTTCGAATTTCATGAGCGATACTTGCAGCCAGCTCCCCAGCAATTCCTAGCTTTTCATTCCGAATCGATAATCGTTCATTTTCTTTTCGTTCACTTAAATCTCTTATTATGGTAATCTCTGTTTCATTTAAGTGATAGTCCTCGAAAATAAAAGGAAACGTGACTAGCTCAACATCTATCGTTGTGTGATCTGCTTTTACTAACTTCACCTCGGTTGGGACCATTTTCTCTCGGTTTTGAAGTGCCACTATTCTCTCCTTCAATAGATCGTGACTAGACTGGTCTGTAATGTCCCATATCGTTTGTCCAGTTATTTCAATGAACTCACTTTCCAATAGCTTCAGGCCCGCCTTATTCACATGGACAATGATACCCTTTGATGTAATAAAAACAGAATCAGGCATCTCTTCAATAAACGCCGTATAGAGCTGTTGCAAATCTTTAAATTTTTCAATAGAGCTTTCGATACTCTCCTCCATTGCAATAGAAGGTGAGAGCTTCTCTTTTTTATAAAAGCCTGAAACGGCTAACTCTGTATCAGACATAATATATTGATGATGCTTCATTATTTCCATATGTACTGTAGCTGGAAGCTCCATCCCATCATAAGCACAAACCGTTAAGCACTTTACTTTGTCTATAAATTCATCTGCAGCCCCCTCATAAAGACGAAGCTTTTCATCTAAGCAGCTTTGCCCTGGATACCACTTCACACTTCCCCATGCGCGAATCGGCGTACCATTTTTCACAAATGGCTCTAACAAATTCGAAAAGTTCAGTAACACTGGTTCTATGTCTAATGGTTTCTCTGTTTGATAGAATTCGTTCTGCTCAGTAAAAACTAAGGAATCTATTTGTTCCTGAGTAAACCCCTTATCAAATAGCCTTTGTAATATGATCTTAAATACGCCTCTGTCATCAATGAACACGACGGCTTGTCCTAGTGTCAATCCACTTGCAATAAAAGAGGTCGCATTATCTATGTATTTCTCAGGATCTGATGAAACATATAAAATATGAGTGCCACTTGCTATATTAATATTCTTTGTAAAAGCTACCTGGGGGTTTACTGTATTGTCAGGAGTTAATATGGTCAAAAATATTCCCACTCTCTTAATGGATAATTACCTATATTATACCATGCAAACGGTTGATTTAAATCTACCACGTTATAGAAATTTTCTGTCATTATTAGATAATCAGTTTGTCCTTTCCTCTCATTAACCTTAAAGACCCTAACTTAGTTCAATGAAATTACATGCTACATCCTTAACCATAGGATAAAAAATACGGTAGACCTACTTATTAGGTATCATAGATTTCCAAATACCAAAACAAAAGGTTTACCGTACTAGACATCACTCTTCATTTAAGGTTTCATATACGTGGCAAATTCAACAAAGAATATCACAATAAAACAGATCAGCATAAATAGGTATAACGCAATCGCCCACCATGTGAAGGTTTTTTTATAGTTAATTCTCGTAAAGCTAAGGAACGCTGAGATAATCCCTACGA encodes the following:
- a CDS encoding ATP-binding protein, which translates into the protein MTILTPDNTVNPQVAFTKNINIASGTHILYVSSDPEKYIDNATSFIASGLTLGQAVVFIDDRGVFKIILQRLFDKGFTQEQIDSLVFTEQNEFYQTEKPLDIEPVLLNFSNLLEPFVKNGTPIRAWGSVKWYPGQSCLDEKLRLYEGAADEFIDKVKCLTVCAYDGMELPATVHMEIMKHHQYIMSDTELAVSGFYKKEKLSPSIAMEESIESSIEKFKDLQQLYTAFIEEMPDSVFITSKGIIVHVNKAGLKLLESEFIEITGQTIWDITDQSSHDLLKERIVALQNREKMVPTEVKLVKADHTTIDVELVTFPFIFEDYHLNETEITIIRDLSERKENERLSIRNEKLGIAGELAASIAHEIRNPLTAIKGFLQLAKEGFTKLDIYTILDSELDRIETIASELLVLGKPVSEKKSKANVGMLLQNVCTFMNSQANMKGVSIDFKCVEKELFIYCNEEQIKQVLINLIKNGIEAIEGSGTVTITAGLRNKLIAIKIEDNGVGIPKHIQHKLGEPFYSTKEKGTGLGIMVCYRIIEQHNGTMEFSSVEGEGTTFIIKLPFVEQE